Proteins from a single region of Streptomyces sp. TN58:
- the dnaJ gene encoding molecular chaperone DnaJ: protein MATDYYAVLGVRRDASQDEIKKAFRRLARELHPDVNPDPKTQERFKEINAAYEVLSDPQKKQVYDLGGDPLSSSGGGGGAGGFGAGGFGNFSDIMDAFFGQASQRGPRSRTRRGQDAMIRLDLELDEAAFGTTKDIQVDTAVVCTTCSGEGAAPGTSAQTCDMCRGRGEVSQVTRSFLGQVMTSRPCPQCQGFGTVVPTPCHECAGDGRVRSRRSLTVKIPAGVENGTRIQLAGEGEVGPGGGPAGDLYVEIHELAHPTFQRRGDDLHCTVTIPMTAAALGTKCPLETLDGLEEIDIRPGTGSGQAIPLHGRGVTHLRGGGRGDLIVHVEVTTPTKLDAQQEELLRQLAKLRGEERPMGQFAPGQQGLFSRLKDAFNGR, encoded by the coding sequence GTGGCCACGGACTACTACGCCGTTCTCGGCGTACGCCGCGACGCATCTCAGGACGAGATCAAGAAGGCCTTCCGGCGCCTCGCGCGTGAACTCCACCCGGACGTCAATCCGGACCCGAAGACGCAGGAGCGCTTCAAGGAGATCAACGCGGCCTACGAGGTGCTCTCGGACCCGCAGAAGAAGCAGGTCTACGACCTCGGCGGCGACCCGCTGTCCTCCTCGGGCGGCGGCGGTGGGGCCGGAGGCTTCGGAGCGGGCGGCTTCGGCAACTTCTCCGACATCATGGACGCCTTCTTCGGCCAGGCCTCGCAGCGCGGCCCGCGCTCGCGGACCCGCCGAGGCCAGGACGCCATGATCCGCCTCGACCTGGAGCTGGACGAGGCGGCCTTCGGGACGACCAAGGACATCCAGGTCGACACGGCCGTCGTGTGCACCACCTGCTCCGGTGAGGGCGCCGCCCCCGGCACCTCGGCGCAGACATGTGACATGTGCCGCGGCCGCGGTGAGGTCTCGCAGGTCACCCGGTCCTTCCTGGGCCAGGTCATGACCTCGCGCCCCTGCCCCCAGTGCCAGGGCTTCGGTACCGTCGTCCCGACCCCGTGCCACGAGTGCGCGGGCGACGGCCGGGTCCGCTCCCGCCGCAGCCTCACGGTCAAGATCCCGGCCGGTGTCGAGAACGGCACCCGGATCCAGCTCGCGGGCGAGGGCGAGGTCGGCCCCGGCGGCGGCCCCGCCGGCGACCTGTACGTGGAGATCCACGAGCTGGCGCACCCGACCTTCCAGCGGCGCGGGGACGACCTGCACTGCACGGTCACCATCCCCATGACGGCCGCCGCACTGGGCACCAAGTGCCCGCTGGAGACGCTCGACGGCCTGGAGGAGATCGACATCCGGCCCGGCACCGGCTCCGGCCAGGCGATCCCGTTGCACGGGCGCGGCGTCACGCACCTGCGCGGCGGCGGGCGCGGGGACCTGATCGTCCACGTCGAGGTCACCACCCCGACCAAGCTGGACGCCCAGCAGGAGGAGCTGCTGCGCCAGCTGGCCAAGCTGCGCGGCGAGGAACGGCCCATGGGCCAGTTCGCCCCCGGCCAGCAGGGCCTGTTCAGCCGCCTGAAGGACGCGTTCAACGGTCGCTGA
- a CDS encoding nitronate monooxygenase, giving the protein MSTAANGLSPHPIVQAPMAGGASCPPLAAAVCEAGGLGFLAGGYKTADGMYQEIKQVRALTRRRFGVNLFMPPTGHVDPAAVEAYRGQLAGEASWYAISLAEEDILGTSDDGYDAKLAILLEDPVPVVSFTFGCPDPAALAALREAGTYTVVTVTCVEEARSAQRAGADAVCVQGVEAGGHQGTHRDDPQIDGTAAVGLLALVAQVREAVSLPIIAAGGVMRGAQIAALLAAGATAAQLGTAFLACPESGADPLHKKALTDPLFVRTELTRAFSGRPARGLVNRFVREHGPYAPAAYPQVHHLTKGLRKAAAAAGDPQGMALWAGQGHRLARALPAAQLVEVLAAELAEAQSTLKEMQMRSAS; this is encoded by the coding sequence ATGTCCACCGCGGCGAACGGTCTCTCCCCCCACCCGATCGTGCAGGCACCCATGGCGGGCGGCGCCTCCTGCCCGCCGCTCGCCGCCGCCGTGTGCGAGGCCGGCGGGCTGGGCTTCCTGGCCGGGGGCTACAAAACAGCCGACGGGATGTACCAGGAGATCAAGCAGGTCCGCGCGCTCACGCGGCGCCGCTTCGGCGTCAACCTCTTCATGCCGCCGACCGGCCACGTCGACCCGGCCGCGGTGGAGGCGTACCGCGGGCAGCTCGCCGGCGAAGCCAGCTGGTACGCGATCTCGCTCGCCGAGGAGGACATCCTCGGCACCAGCGACGACGGCTACGACGCCAAGCTCGCCATCCTCCTGGAGGACCCGGTACCGGTCGTGTCGTTCACCTTCGGCTGCCCCGACCCCGCGGCCCTCGCGGCCCTGCGCGAGGCCGGCACGTACACCGTCGTCACCGTGACCTGCGTGGAGGAGGCCCGCAGCGCCCAGCGGGCCGGAGCCGACGCCGTCTGCGTCCAGGGCGTCGAGGCCGGCGGCCACCAGGGCACCCACCGCGACGACCCGCAGATCGACGGCACGGCGGCCGTGGGACTGCTCGCCCTGGTGGCGCAGGTGCGGGAGGCCGTGTCCCTGCCGATCATCGCGGCCGGCGGCGTCATGCGCGGCGCGCAGATCGCCGCCCTGCTGGCGGCCGGCGCCACGGCGGCGCAGCTGGGGACGGCCTTCCTGGCCTGCCCGGAATCGGGCGCGGACCCCCTGCACAAGAAGGCGCTGACCGATCCGCTCTTCGTCCGGACGGAGCTGACCCGGGCCTTCTCCGGGCGTCCGGCGCGCGGGCTGGTCAACCGCTTCGTGCGGGAGCACGGCCCCTACGCCCCGGCCGCCTACCCCCAGGTCCACCACCTGACCAAGGGGCTGCGCAAGGCGGCCGCCGCGGCCGGCGACCCGCAGGGCATGGCCCTGTGGGCGGGCCAGGGGCACCGGCTCGCGCGGGCGCTGCCGGCGGCGCAGCTGGTGGAGGTGCTGGCGGCGGAACTGGCCGAGGCACAGAGCACGTTGAAGGAAATGCAGATGAGGAGTGCGTCATGA
- a CDS encoding carbohydrate kinase family protein, with protein MTSGDLDRRTAALDPLGPLRDPEEPGCDVFLTGTVFLDIIFTGLDSAPVRGTESWARGMGSSPGGVANMATALARLGLRTSLAAAFGDDHYGEYCWDALEQGEGIDLSMSRIIPGWHSPVTVSMAYEGERTMVSHGHEAPPPAGPGPLPQCPPRARAAVASLGPGRGEEWIGEAARRGSRVFADVGWDESGRWDLGALADLEHCEAFLPNAGEAMRYTRTECPRAAARALAEKVPIAVVTMGPEGSYAVDGRTGETAHVPGIAVDALDPTGAGDVYVAGFVTGTLAGWPLADRLAFAGLTAALSVQEFGGSLSAPGWPEVAHWWRAAPHALRGRYGFLDDLIPSAATPAARRRAVPTIGFRHPV; from the coding sequence GTGACCAGTGGGGACCTCGACCGCCGCACCGCAGCCCTGGACCCCCTCGGTCCGCTGCGCGACCCGGAGGAACCGGGCTGCGACGTCTTCCTGACCGGGACCGTCTTCCTCGACATCATCTTCACCGGCCTCGACTCGGCACCCGTGCGCGGTACGGAGTCCTGGGCGCGCGGGATGGGCTCCAGCCCCGGCGGCGTCGCCAACATGGCCACCGCCCTGGCCCGGCTCGGCCTGCGCACCTCGCTGGCCGCGGCCTTCGGGGACGACCACTACGGCGAGTACTGCTGGGACGCCCTGGAGCAGGGTGAGGGCATCGACCTCTCCATGTCACGGATCATCCCCGGCTGGCACAGCCCCGTCACCGTCTCCATGGCGTACGAGGGGGAGCGCACCATGGTCTCCCACGGCCACGAGGCCCCGCCGCCGGCGGGCCCAGGCCCCCTGCCGCAGTGCCCGCCGAGAGCTCGCGCCGCCGTGGCCTCGCTGGGGCCCGGCCGCGGCGAGGAGTGGATCGGCGAGGCCGCCCGGCGCGGCTCGCGGGTCTTCGCGGACGTCGGCTGGGACGAGAGCGGGCGCTGGGACCTGGGGGCCCTGGCCGACCTGGAGCACTGCGAGGCCTTCCTGCCGAACGCGGGCGAGGCGATGCGGTACACGCGCACCGAGTGCCCCCGGGCCGCCGCCCGCGCCCTGGCCGAGAAGGTGCCGATCGCCGTGGTGACCATGGGTCCCGAAGGCTCGTACGCGGTGGACGGCCGCACCGGGGAGACGGCGCACGTCCCCGGTATCGCCGTCGACGCCCTGGACCCCACGGGGGCGGGGGACGTCTACGTGGCGGGCTTCGTCACCGGCACCCTGGCGGGCTGGCCCCTGGCCGACCGGCTGGCCTTCGCCGGGCTGACCGCCGCCCTGTCGGTGCAGGAGTTCGGCGGCTCCCTGTCGGCCCCCGGCTGGCCGGAGGTGGCCCACTGGTGGCGGGCCGCCCCGCACGCGCTGCGCGGCCGCTACGGCTTCCTGGACGACCTGATCCCGTCGGCCGCGACCCCGGCCGCCCGCCGCAGGGCCGTGCCGACCATCGGCTTCCGGCACCCCGTGTAG
- a CDS encoding ribonuclease Z, translating to MSVREFVVLGTASQVPTRHRNHNGYLLRWDGEGILFDPGEGTQRQMLRAGVAAHDINRICVTHFHGDHSLGLAGVIQRINLDQVPHPVTAHYPASGQKFFDRLRYATAYRETVPLAEEPVSEDGPVARGASYVLETRRLSHPVESFGYRITEPDGRRMVPEQLARHGIKGPDVGRIQREGRLGEVTLEDVSEPRPGQRFAFVMDTRLCPGVDELAEGCDMLVIESTFLDEDERLATDHGHLTAGQAARVARDAGVRHLVLTHFSQRYTDPAEFERQARAAGFEGELTVAADLMRVPLPKRG from the coding sequence GTGTCCGTCAGAGAGTTCGTGGTGCTGGGCACCGCCAGCCAGGTGCCCACCCGCCACCGCAACCACAACGGCTACCTCCTGCGCTGGGACGGCGAGGGCATCCTCTTCGACCCGGGCGAGGGCACCCAGCGCCAGATGCTGCGTGCGGGAGTGGCCGCGCACGACATCAACCGGATCTGCGTCACCCACTTCCACGGGGACCACAGCCTCGGCCTCGCCGGGGTCATCCAGCGGATCAACCTCGACCAGGTCCCGCACCCCGTCACCGCGCACTACCCGGCGTCGGGGCAGAAGTTCTTCGACCGCCTCCGGTACGCCACGGCCTACCGGGAGACCGTGCCGCTCGCCGAGGAACCGGTCTCCGAGGACGGGCCGGTGGCGCGCGGGGCCTCGTACGTCCTGGAGACCCGGCGGCTCTCGCACCCGGTGGAGTCCTTCGGCTACCGGATCACCGAGCCCGACGGGCGCCGGATGGTGCCCGAACAGCTCGCCCGGCACGGGATCAAGGGCCCCGACGTCGGCCGGATCCAGCGGGAGGGCCGGCTCGGCGAGGTCACCCTGGAGGACGTGAGCGAACCCCGGCCCGGCCAGCGCTTCGCCTTCGTCATGGACACCCGGCTCTGCCCCGGCGTGGACGAACTCGCCGAGGGCTGCGACATGCTGGTGATCGAATCGACCTTCCTCGACGAGGACGAACGCCTGGCCACCGACCACGGGCACCTCACCGCCGGACAGGCGGCGCGGGTGGCGCGCGACGCGGGCGTACGGCACCTCGTGCTGACGCACTTCTCCCAGCGCTACACCGACCCCGCCGAGTTCGAACGCCAGGCGCGGGCGGCGGGCTTCGAGGGGGAACTCACCGTGGCCGCGGACCTGATGCGGGTGCCGCTCCCGAAGCGCGGCTGA
- the hrcA gene encoding heat-inducible transcriptional repressor HrcA has protein sequence MLSERRLEVLRAIVQDYVGTEEPVGSKALTERHRLGVSPATVRNDMAVLEEEGYIAQPHTSAGRIPTDKGYRLFVDKLAGVKPLSTPERRAIQNFLDGAVDLDDVVGRTVRLLAQLTRQVAVVQYPSLTRSTVRHVELLSLAPARLMLVLITDTGRVEQRLVDCPSPFGEASLADLRARLNSRVVGRRFTDVPPLVQDLPESFEADDRGTVSTVLSTLLETLVEEAEERLMIGGTANLTRFGHDFPLTIRPVLEALEEQVVLLKLLGEANESGMAVRIGHENAYEGLNSTSVVSVGYGSGGETVAKLGVVGPTRMDYPGTMGAVRAVARYVGQILAES, from the coding sequence ATGCTCAGCGAACGCAGACTCGAAGTGCTGCGCGCCATCGTCCAGGACTACGTCGGGACGGAGGAGCCGGTCGGCTCCAAGGCGCTCACCGAGCGGCACCGGCTCGGCGTCTCGCCCGCCACCGTGCGCAACGACATGGCGGTCCTGGAGGAGGAGGGCTACATCGCCCAGCCCCACACCAGCGCCGGCCGGATCCCCACCGACAAGGGCTACCGCCTCTTCGTCGACAAGCTGGCGGGCGTCAAGCCGCTGTCGACACCCGAGCGCCGGGCCATCCAGAACTTCCTCGACGGAGCCGTCGACCTCGACGACGTCGTCGGCCGCACGGTGCGGCTGCTCGCGCAGCTCACCCGGCAGGTCGCGGTCGTGCAGTACCCGAGCCTGACCCGGTCGACCGTCCGGCACGTGGAGCTGCTCTCGCTCGCCCCCGCGCGCCTGATGCTCGTACTGATCACGGACACCGGACGCGTCGAGCAGCGGCTCGTCGACTGCCCGAGCCCCTTCGGCGAGGCCTCTCTCGCCGACCTGCGGGCCCGCCTCAACAGCAGGGTCGTCGGCCGGCGCTTCACCGACGTGCCGCCGCTCGTCCAGGACCTCCCGGAGTCCTTCGAGGCCGACGACCGCGGCACGGTCTCCACCGTGCTGTCGACCCTTCTCGAAACGCTGGTCGAGGAGGCGGAGGAGCGGCTGATGATCGGCGGTACCGCCAATCTCACCCGCTTCGGACACGATTTCCCCCTGACGATCAGGCCGGTGCTGGAGGCGCTGGAGGAGCAGGTCGTGCTCCTCAAGCTGCTCGGCGAGGCCAACGAGTCGGGGATGGCCGTAAGGATCGGGCACGAGAACGCCTACGAGGGGCTCAACTCCACGTCGGTCGTCTCGGTCGGTTACGGTTCGGGCGGCGAAACGGTCGCCAAACTCGGCGTGGTCGGACCGACCCGCATGGACTACCCCGGAACGATGGGAGCGGTACGCGCAGTGGCACGTTACGTCGGACAGATCCTGGCGGAGTCGTAA
- a CDS encoding 16S rRNA (uracil(1498)-N(3))-methyltransferase, with protein MTAPVFVVDEVPARSEFVLGGPEGRHAVSVKRLNPGEQVVLTDGRGGWAEAVVKAAEGKDRLVVAVAAAGQEEEPAVRITVVQALPKGDRGELAVETMTETGVDAIVPWQASRCITQWRGDRGAKSLAKWRATAREAGKQSRRVRFPEVAEAMSTKQVAALLAGADLAMVLHEDRDTPSQALATAALPASGSVVLVVGPEGGVSPEELDVFAAAGAHPYRLGRSVLRTSTAGTAAAAVLLARTGRWA; from the coding sequence ATGACGGCCCCGGTGTTCGTGGTCGACGAGGTTCCTGCACGGTCGGAGTTCGTCCTGGGCGGCCCGGAGGGCCGGCACGCGGTGTCCGTGAAACGGCTGAACCCGGGCGAGCAGGTCGTCCTGACCGACGGCCGGGGCGGCTGGGCGGAGGCGGTCGTGAAGGCGGCCGAGGGCAAGGACCGGCTCGTCGTCGCGGTCGCCGCCGCCGGGCAGGAGGAGGAGCCCGCGGTCCGCATCACGGTGGTCCAGGCCCTGCCCAAGGGGGACCGGGGCGAGCTGGCCGTCGAGACCATGACCGAGACCGGCGTGGACGCGATCGTGCCCTGGCAGGCCTCGCGCTGCATCACGCAGTGGCGCGGCGACCGCGGCGCCAAGTCCCTGGCCAAGTGGCGGGCCACGGCCCGGGAGGCGGGCAAGCAGTCCCGCCGCGTCCGCTTCCCGGAGGTGGCCGAGGCCATGTCCACCAAGCAGGTCGCGGCACTGCTGGCCGGCGCCGACCTGGCGATGGTGCTGCACGAGGACCGCGACACCCCCTCGCAGGCCCTGGCCACGGCCGCGCTGCCCGCCTCCGGCAGCGTCGTCCTGGTCGTCGGCCCGGAGGGCGGGGTCTCCCCGGAGGAACTGGACGTCTTCGCCGCGGCCGGGGCGCACCCCTACCGTCTGGGCCGTTCCGTCCTGCGGACCTCCACCGCCGGCACCGCGGCCGCGGCCGTCCTGCTGGCCCGCACCGGACGCTGGGCCTGA
- a CDS encoding MBL fold metallo-hydrolase, which translates to MDVRWEEAGWERLTGRAGRRRLPVWDCTVGLVVGDESVLLVDPGSCVREGAEVRAEAERLTGRSVTHIAFTHGHFDHVLGAAAFPGAEVYGAVGLAELLVADRDELRGDAVRHGLAADEAAEAVDLMVVPGHAVSGEWTLDLGGLQVLLANVGPGHTGHDLAVFVPGERETVFCGDLVEESGEPQAGPDAMPRQWPAALDRLLSLGGEDALYVPGHGAVVTAEFVRAQRATLEARSGVS; encoded by the coding sequence ATGGACGTGCGATGGGAAGAGGCGGGCTGGGAACGGCTCACCGGGCGGGCCGGCCGGCGGCGTCTGCCGGTGTGGGACTGCACGGTGGGGCTGGTGGTGGGGGACGAGTCGGTCCTCCTGGTCGACCCCGGGTCGTGCGTGCGCGAGGGTGCGGAGGTGCGGGCCGAGGCCGAGCGGCTGACGGGTCGGAGCGTGACCCATATCGCATTCACGCACGGTCATTTCGATCACGTGCTGGGCGCGGCCGCCTTCCCCGGGGCCGAGGTGTACGGGGCGGTCGGGCTGGCCGAGCTCCTCGTCGCGGACCGCGACGAGCTGCGCGGGGACGCGGTGCGGCACGGGCTCGCGGCGGACGAGGCGGCCGAGGCGGTGGACCTGATGGTGGTGCCGGGCCACGCGGTGTCGGGCGAGTGGACGCTGGACCTCGGCGGGCTGCAGGTGCTGCTGGCCAACGTGGGGCCCGGCCACACCGGGCACGACCTGGCCGTCTTCGTCCCGGGCGAACGCGAGACGGTGTTCTGCGGGGACCTGGTCGAGGAGTCGGGCGAGCCGCAGGCGGGCCCGGACGCGATGCCGCGGCAGTGGCCCGCCGCCCTGGACCGGCTGCTGTCGCTGGGCGGCGAGGACGCGCTGTACGTGCCCGGTCACGGAGCGGTGGTCACCGCGGAGTTCGTGCGTGCGCAACGCGCCACGCTGGAGGCCCGTTCCGGCGTGTCGTAG
- a CDS encoding histidine triad nucleotide-binding protein: protein MAGEPQADCLFCKIVEGAVPATVVRETETTVAFRDINPQAPTHVLVIPKVHYPDAASLAAAEPGVAADILREAAQVAADEKIDDHGYRIVFNTGSGAGQTVWHAHAHVLGGRGLQWPPG, encoded by the coding sequence ATGGCCGGGGAACCGCAGGCCGACTGCCTGTTCTGCAAGATCGTCGAGGGTGCCGTCCCGGCGACGGTGGTCCGCGAGACCGAGACCACCGTCGCCTTCCGGGACATCAACCCGCAGGCGCCCACGCACGTGCTCGTCATCCCCAAGGTGCACTACCCCGACGCGGCCTCCCTCGCGGCCGCCGAGCCGGGCGTCGCCGCCGACATACTGCGTGAGGCCGCCCAGGTCGCCGCCGACGAGAAGATCGACGACCACGGCTACCGGATCGTCTTCAACACCGGCTCCGGCGCCGGACAGACCGTCTGGCACGCCCACGCGCACGTCCTGGGCGGCCGCGGCCTCCAGTGGCCCCCGGGGTAG
- a CDS encoding DUF3097 domain-containing protein: MREYSPDLTPQWKRPKAVPEVAVEPDLVVEVAGTDFCGAVVACEAGTVTLEDRFGRRRVFPMEPRGFLLDGEVVTLVRPPRGPAVPTRTASGSIAVPGARARVARAGRIYVEGRHDAELVERVWGDDLRIEGVVVEYLEGVDDLPAVVAEFGPAPDARLGVLVDHLVTGSKESRIAAAVTSPDVLVVGHPYVDVWQAVKPSALGIAAWPVVPRGQDWKTGVCRALGWPENTGAAWQRILSRVTSYKDLEPTLLGRVEELIDFVTAPD; encoded by the coding sequence ATGCGCGAGTACTCCCCCGACCTGACCCCGCAGTGGAAGCGACCCAAGGCCGTGCCGGAGGTCGCCGTGGAACCGGACCTGGTGGTCGAGGTGGCGGGTACGGACTTCTGCGGCGCGGTGGTGGCCTGCGAGGCGGGCACGGTGACCCTGGAGGACCGCTTCGGCAGGCGCCGGGTGTTCCCGATGGAGCCGCGCGGCTTCCTGCTGGACGGCGAGGTGGTCACCCTGGTCCGCCCGCCCCGCGGCCCGGCGGTGCCCACCCGTACGGCGTCCGGCTCCATCGCGGTCCCCGGCGCCCGCGCTCGGGTGGCCCGGGCCGGCCGGATCTACGTCGAGGGCCGCCACGACGCCGAACTGGTGGAGCGGGTGTGGGGCGACGACCTGCGCATCGAGGGCGTGGTCGTGGAGTACCTGGAGGGCGTCGACGACCTCCCGGCCGTGGTGGCGGAGTTCGGCCCGGCCCCGGACGCCCGGCTGGGCGTGCTGGTGGACCATCTGGTGACGGGCTCGAAGGAGTCCCGTATCGCGGCGGCGGTGACCTCGCCGGACGTGCTGGTGGTGGGCCACCCGTACGTGGACGTCTGGCAGGCGGTGAAGCCGTCCGCGCTGGGCATCGCCGCCTGGCCGGTGGTCCCGCGCGGCCAGGACTGGAAGACGGGCGTCTGCCGGGCCCTGGGCTGGCCGGAGAACACCGGCGCCGCCTGGCAGCGCATCCTGTCCCGGGTGACGTCCTACAAGGACCTGGAGCCGACCCTGCTGGGCCGCGTGGAGGAACTGATCGACTTCGTCACGGCCCCGGACTGA